From Acidimicrobiales bacterium:
GACCCGGGGGGCCTCCTGGCCCGGCACCCACAGCACCAGCGGACCCCAGTCGCCCAGGTCGTCGGCCAGGGCGCCGGCCACCCGCAGCGTGCCCGCCCGGGGATCGGACACCAGCTCGGTCAGGCGCCCCGGGGCGGCCCGCGGGTAGGCCCGGCCCGCCACCCGCAGGAGCTCCCGGTTGGGGCCGGCGTCGATGTCGTCGGGGCAGGCCACGTCGTTGAGCTGGACCTGGGTGGCGGTGGGGCGGGTGCCGGGGACGCCGATGGCGTGGGGGTCGCCGCACCGCTGGCGCCACTGCCACTGGGCCCCGCCGGCCAGCGCCCCGTCCTGGGCCGCTGCGAATCGGTGCAGCACGTCCAGCTTCTCCTCGGTGGTCTCGAACACGCCGTGCTCCCCGATCCACAGCGCCCAGCCCCGCTCGGTGGCCGTGCCCACGGCCACGTCCATGGTCTGCTCCACGGTCAGGAGGGCGGGCCCGATCGACTCGGCGTAGTTGTGGGGGGCGAAGGCGATCTGGTCGTCGGTGGTGAAGCCAGGAGCGGGCACCGTCCCCGGGACGGGGAACAGCACGATGGGCTCCAGGAACACGATGTGGGGGAAGCCCCCGGCCTCCGCCTCGCCGGCCCGGATCGCCGTGACCAGGGCGCTCGTCAGCTCGGTGTAGCGCTGCTCGGCGACCGCGGCGTCGAAGACCATGGTGGGCTCGTTGAACAGGTCGAACCCGGCCACCGCGGGCTCGGTGGCGAAGGCCGCCGCCAACCGCCGCCAGGTGGCCACGAAGGCGTCGCGGATGCCGTCGCGGTTCTCGTAGAAGGCGGTGAAGGCGGCCCGCACCGCGGGGGCGCCCTCGCGGCTGCCGATGGGCCGGCAGGTGTCGGCCCCGTCGGTCAGGGTGGCCCACTGCGGGGCCCCGTCCCAGCCGATGGCCGGCTCGGTACCCGGCCCGCAGGCCACGTCGGGGGGCGAGGCGATGAAGCGGCCCCAGGCGTCCTGGTGCATGTCGATGACGGTGTGGATGCGCCGGGCCGCGGCGGCCGCCACCGCGTCGCGGATGCGCTGGAGGTAGGCCTGGTCGAGCTGGCCCCGCACCGGCTCCAGGGCCGACCACGACACCAGCAGGCGGACCACCGAGAACCCGTGGGCCGCCATCTGGTCCCAGTCGGCGTCGGTGGCCGGCAGCACCGGGGGCAGCGTGGGGTCGGCCTGGTGGTAGTCGCCCAGCACGTTCAGGTTGGCCCCCCGCAGCAGCACCTCCCGGCCCTGCCCGTCGGCGATGTGGGCCCGGCCGCCGGCCCGGGCCACGTGCAGGCGCTCCAACGCGGGCAGGGCCTCGGCCACCGGGCCGGGTCCCTCGGTGGTGCTCGGGCCCTCGTCGCGGCCCGGCTCCCGCTCGGCGGCGTCCCCGTCGCCCCCCGAGCAGGACGTGACGGCCAGCGCGGCCCCCAGGATCAGGGCCAGGGCCCGCTGTCGCGTCCGGTGTCGCCCCACGGTCGCCAACCTAGAACTGGAAGTAGATGAACGGCGGGACGCCCTCGGGACCGAGGGCGTCGACGAACAGGAGGCCCACGGCCAGGGCCACGGCCTGGACGGCGGGGGCCGAGCGGGAGAACACGGCCTGGGCCCGGTCCACCCACCCGGTGGGCACGAACTGGGAGCCGATGGACACGGCGATCACCAGCAGCACCATGGGGGTGACGGCCTCGCCCAGGCCGGGGGCGGCCACCAGGCGCCACAGGATGGTGCCGGCCACCCCCAGCGACTCGGCCCGGAAGAAGATCCAGGCCAGGCACACCACGTGGAAGGTGGCCAGCCACCGGAGCACCGGCGACCACGGCCCCGGCACCTTCCCGGCCGCGGCCCAGCCGTCGAGGACGCGGCGCTCCACGGCCAGGGCCAGGCCGTGGATGGCCCCCCAGATCAGGAACGTCCACGCCGCGCCGTGCCAGAACCCGCCGATGAGCATGGTCAGGAACAGGGTGGCGAAGGCCCACTGCCGGCTCCCCTGGTTCCCGCCCAGGGGGATGTAGAGGTAGTCCCGCAACCAGAACGACAGCGTCATGTGCCAGCGCCGCCAGAAGCTCTGCATCGACGTGGCCGTGTAGGGGGCGTCGAAGTTCTGGGGGAAGCGCAGCCCCAGCAGCAGGGCGCAGCCGATGGCGATGTCGGTGTAGCCGCTGAAGTCGGCGTAGATCTGGATGGCGTAGGCGTAGACGGCGACCAGGATCTCCAGCGACCGGTGGGCCTCGGGCACGGCGAAGACGTCGTCCACGATGGCCGCGGACAGGAAGCTGGAGATCACCACCTTCTTGAACAGGCCGGCCATGATCAGCCGGAAGGCCAGGGCGGCGTTGACCCGGCGGGGATCGGCGTGCTCGGTCAGCTGGGGCAGCAGCTCCCGGGCCCGGACGATGGGGCCGGCCACCAGGTGGGGGAAGAACGACAGGTAGACGGCGAAGTCGAGCAGGGGCGAGGGCTCGGCGTGGCCCCGGTAGATGTCGATGACGTAGCTGAGGGCCTGGAAGGTGAAGAACGAGATGGCCACCGGCAGGACGATCCCCAGCGGCACCCACCCGGTGTCGATGCCCACCAGCTCCAGCGCCCCGCCCACCGACTCGACGAAGAAGTCGGTGTACTTGTAGTAGCCGAGGGCGGCCAGGTTGGCCACCACCGCCCCGGCCAGCAGGGCGCGACGGCGGCCGGGGTGGGCCTGGCGGGCGATGGCCACGCCGAAGGCCTGGTTGACCAGGATCGAGGCAGCCAGCAGCAGGCAGTAGACGGGTTCGAAGGCGGCGTAGAAGACGAAGCTGGCGCCGAGCAGGAACAGCCGCCAGGCCAGCGGGTGGGGCCGCAGCAGCCAGTTGAGGACGAAGACCACCGAGAAGAAGACGGCGAACTCGAAGGTGGGGAACAGCACGCCGTGCTCCACGGACGGGACGGCGACCGCCGCCGGTTGGGCGCGCACCCCACCGGCGCCGGCCGCGAGGGGGACCTGGCCCGCTCAGTCTGCACGCACCACGGGCGTGGATCGGGGACCGCCCCCGACGGCGGCCCGCCACCGCCCCCGGGGGCGCATCGGCACGGTCGGGCGGCGCCAGGCGTTAGCGTCCGCCCGTCCCACCGCCCACCCGAGGAGAGCCCGTGGCGATCAGAGACAAGATCCGTGACAAGGCCCAGCCCCAGCTGCAGCCCGGCGAGCAGGTCCAGGCCGTGTTCCCGGGCCAGACCCAGAGCCAGTGGCTCATCCTGGCCGGCTACATCTTCTTCTTCATCCTCAACAGCTACCGCTGCGTGGTGGTCACCGACCGCCGCATCGTGGTCTTCGACTCGGGCAAGTTCGCCCAGGCCAACCCGAGCAAGATCCTCTACGAGGCGCCCCGCACCACCCGCCTGGGCCCACCCGGCGGCCTGTGGCACAAGGTCAGCTTCCCGAGCGAGGACCTCCGGGTCCACAAGCGCTTCCACAAGGACATCGAGCAGGCCGACGCCCAAGCCGGCGCCGCCGCCGCCTGACCCCCCCCGCTCCGAGACCCGGTCGAGGCCCCGCCACCGGCGGGGCCTCGACCTGTCAGCCCTCGGACGCGGTGGGCAGGCTGTAGTCGGCGAAGCGGGCGCGGAGGTCCTTCTTGGAGAACTTGCCGACAGAGGTCTTGGGGATCTCGTCCACGAAGACCACGTCGTCGGGCAGCCACCACTTGGCCACCCGGCCGTCCAGGAACTCCAGCACCTCGCCCTTGGTCAGCTCCTCGCCCTCGGCCACCACCACGCAGGCCAGGGGGCGCTCCTGCCACTTGGGGTGGCGCACGCCGATCACCGCCGCCTCGGCCACCCGGGGGTGGCCCATGATCTCGTTCTCCAGCTCCACGGTGGAGATCCACTCCCCGCCCGACTTCACCACGTCCTTGGTCCGGTCCACGATGCGCATGTAGCCGTGGTCGTCCACGGTGGCCACGTCGCCGGTCTTCAGCCACCCGTCGGGGGTGAAGCTCTCGGGTGACCGGTCGTCGTGGTAGTACTCCCGGGCGATCCACGGGCCCCGGGCCTGGATCTCGCCCTGGGCCTGCCCGTCGGCGGCCACCGGCTCCAGGGTGTCGGGGTCGACGATGCGGAGGTCGACGCCGCACAACGGCACTCCGATGGTGGCCCGCAGGTCGGCCAGCTCGTCCTCGGTGCGCCCCTCGGCCAGGGTGGCCTTGATGTGGCCGGCCGAGGCCACCGGGCTGGTCTCGGTCATGCCCCAGGCCTGGTAGATGGGCAGGCCGACCTGCTCCCGGTAGGCCTCGGACAGGGCCCGGGGCACGGCCGAGCCGCCGCAGGGGATGGCCCGCAGGGCCGAGAGGTCGCGGCCCTTCAGCTCGGGCAGCACCCCCATCCAGATGGTGGGCACGCCGGCGGCCACCGTGACCCGCTCGCTCTCGATCAGCTCCGCCAGGGGCTCGGCCGCCATGTTGGGCCCGGGCATGACCAGGTTGGCCCCCACCGCCACCGCGGCGTGGGCCAGGCCCCAGGCGTTGGCGTGGAACATGGGCACCACCGGCAGGATGGTGTCGGCCTCCGAGGCCCCCAGGGCGTCGACGGCCATGGTGCCCAGGGTGTGCAGGTAGGTGGAGCGGTGGCTGTAGACCACGCCCTTCGGGTTGCCCGTGGTGCCGGACGTGTAGCACATGCTGGCGGCCTGGTTCTCGTCCTCCACGTGCCACTCGGCGGGGTCGGCCCCGGCCAGCAGGTCCTCGTAGCGGTGGACCTCCTTGCCGGCCGGGGCGTCGGGCACCTCGCCGGCGCCGTCGTCCATGACCACCACGTGGCGCACCGTCTCGAACGTGTCCAGCAGGGGCCACAGCAGGGCGGCCAGGGTCCGGTCCACGAAGACGACCTCGTCCTCGGCGTGGTTGGCGATGTAGGTCAGCTGCTCGGGGAACAGGCGGATGTTGAGGGTGTGGAGGACCCGGCCGCTGCACGGGGCGGCGAAGTACAGCTCCAGGTGATCGGCGGTGTTCCAGCCGAAGGTGGCCACCCGCCCCTCGGCGCCGATGCCCAGGGCGGCCAGGGCCCCGCCGGCCCGGCGGGTGCGCGCCGCCCACTCGCCGTAGGTCCGGGTCTGCTTGCCGGTGGCCGTGGCCGTGACCACCCGCTTGTCGCGGAACAGGCGCTCGGCCCGGTCGAAGAAGTGCACCAGGGTCAGCGGGTGGTCCTGCATCAAGCCCTGCATCGGGGTCCTCCGGGCGGCGGCGGGCGGGGCCCAGACCGTACCGGGACGTAGCCTCCGGTGCCGTGGGTCGCCTGGTCGCCGTGGTCGCCGAGGGGAGCCCCGGCTTCGTCACCGCCCTGCGGCGGGTGTGGGAGGACGGCGACGCCGTGCTGCCCCTCGATCCCCGGCTGCCCGGCCCGGCCCGGGACCGGCTGCTGGCCGCCCTCCGCCCGGCGGCGCTCCTCGACCCCGACCCCGGCGGCCGGGACGGCGAGGAGGTGGCGCTCGACGCCGGCGCCCCCCCGGTCGAGGCCGGCGATGCCCTGGTGGTGCCGACCAGCGGGACGACCGGGCAGCCCAAGGGCGTGGTGCTGACCCACGACGCGGTGGTGGCCCACGCTCGGGCCGTGCACGCCCGCCTGGAGGTCACCGGCGCCGATCGGTGGCT
This genomic window contains:
- a CDS encoding cellulase family glycosylhydrolase, whose protein sequence is MGRHRTRQRALALILGAALAVTSCSGGDGDAAEREPGRDEGPSTTEGPGPVAEALPALERLHVARAGGRAHIADGQGREVLLRGANLNVLGDYHQADPTLPPVLPATDADWDQMAAHGFSVVRLLVSWSALEPVRGQLDQAYLQRIRDAVAAAAARRIHTVIDMHQDAWGRFIASPPDVACGPGTEPAIGWDGAPQWATLTDGADTCRPIGSREGAPAVRAAFTAFYENRDGIRDAFVATWRRLAAAFATEPAVAGFDLFNEPTMVFDAAVAEQRYTELTSALVTAIRAGEAEAGGFPHIVFLEPIVLFPVPGTVPAPGFTTDDQIAFAPHNYAESIGPALLTVEQTMDVAVGTATERGWALWIGEHGVFETTEEKLDVLHRFAAAQDGALAGGAQWQWRQRCGDPHAIGVPGTRPTATQVQLNDVACPDDIDAGPNRELLRVAGRAYPRAAPGRLTELVSDPRAGTLRVAGALADDLGDWGPLVLWVPGQEAPRVEADGTAEPEATRVPGGWLLTAEVTDSPWEVRVS
- a CDS encoding MBOAT family protein, producing the protein MEHGVLFPTFEFAVFFSVVFVLNWLLRPHPLAWRLFLLGASFVFYAAFEPVYCLLLAASILVNQAFGVAIARQAHPGRRRALLAGAVVANLAALGYYKYTDFFVESVGGALELVGIDTGWVPLGIVLPVAISFFTFQALSYVIDIYRGHAEPSPLLDFAVYLSFFPHLVAGPIVRARELLPQLTEHADPRRVNAALAFRLIMAGLFKKVVISSFLSAAIVDDVFAVPEAHRSLEILVAVYAYAIQIYADFSGYTDIAIGCALLLGLRFPQNFDAPYTATSMQSFWRRWHMTLSFWLRDYLYIPLGGNQGSRQWAFATLFLTMLIGGFWHGAAWTFLIWGAIHGLALAVERRVLDGWAAAGKVPGPWSPVLRWLATFHVVCLAWIFFRAESLGVAGTILWRLVAAPGLGEAVTPMVLLVIAVSIGSQFVPTGWVDRAQAVFSRSAPAVQAVALAVGLLFVDALGPEGVPPFIYFQF
- a CDS encoding long-chain fatty acid--CoA ligase — protein: MQDHPLTLVHFFDRAERLFRDKRVVTATATGKQTRTYGEWAARTRRAGGALAALGIGAEGRVATFGWNTADHLELYFAAPCSGRVLHTLNIRLFPEQLTYIANHAEDEVVFVDRTLAALLWPLLDTFETVRHVVVMDDGAGEVPDAPAGKEVHRYEDLLAGADPAEWHVEDENQAASMCYTSGTTGNPKGVVYSHRSTYLHTLGTMAVDALGASEADTILPVVPMFHANAWGLAHAAVAVGANLVMPGPNMAAEPLAELIESERVTVAAGVPTIWMGVLPELKGRDLSALRAIPCGGSAVPRALSEAYREQVGLPIYQAWGMTETSPVASAGHIKATLAEGRTEDELADLRATIGVPLCGVDLRIVDPDTLEPVAADGQAQGEIQARGPWIAREYYHDDRSPESFTPDGWLKTGDVATVDDHGYMRIVDRTKDVVKSGGEWISTVELENEIMGHPRVAEAAVIGVRHPKWQERPLACVVVAEGEELTKGEVLEFLDGRVAKWWLPDDVVFVDEIPKTSVGKFSKKDLRARFADYSLPTASEG